One Dama dama isolate Ldn47 chromosome 16, ASM3311817v1, whole genome shotgun sequence DNA window includes the following coding sequences:
- the LOC133071331 gene encoding olfactory receptor 13F1-like — MDKTNATVVSNFIFLGFTHYPQIEVIIFVLCLLMYLITLLGNIILMSVSVLDSHLHIPMYFFLSNLSCLDIWYTSSALTPMLANFISGKNTISFSGCAAQMYFSLAMGSTECVLLSVMAYDRYVAICNPLRYPIIMNKKICVQIAAGSWVTGSFTALVETVSVLQLSLCGRSVINHFTCEILAVLKLVCVDTSKVQLIMLVISVLLLPMPVLFICISYAFILSSILRISSLDGRSKAFSTCAAHLSVVVLFYGTALSMYLKPSTIDSQEVDKFIALVYAGLTPMLNPIIYSLRNREVKVAVKKLLVRNSVCALSVSSSK; from the coding sequence atggacAAGACAAATGCAACAGtcgtttctaattttatttttctgggatttacTCACTATCCCCAAATTGAAGTCATCATATTTGTGCTGTGCTTGCTGATGTACTTGATCACCTTACTGGGTAATATTATTCTGATGTCAGTTAGTGTCCTGGATTCTCACCTACATAtacccatgtacttcttcctcagcaACCTGTCATGTCTGGACATCTGGTATACTTCTTCTGCCCTGACTCCAATGCTGGCAAACTTTATTTCAGGGAAAAACACCATCTCATTCTCAGGGTGTGCTGCTCAAATGTACTTCTCTCTGGCCATGGGCTCCACTGAGTGTGTGCTCCTGTCTGTGATGGCGTATGACCGATATGTAGCCATCTGCAACCCCCTGAGATACCCCATCATCATGAACAAGAAGATTTGTGTTCAGATTGCAGCTGGCTCGTGGGTGACAGGCTCCTTCACTGCCCTGGTGGAAACTGTGTCTGTGTTGCAGCTGTCACTGTGTGGAAGGAGTGTCATCAATCATTTCACTTGTGAGATTCTGGCCGTCCTGAAACTGGTTTGTGTAGACACTTCCAAGGTGCAGTTAATCATGCTGGTGATCAGTGTACTTCTTCTTCCTATGCCAGTGctcttcatttgtatttcttatgCATTCATCCTCTCTAGCATCCTAAGAATCAGCTCACTGGATGGTCGGAGCAAAGCTTTTTCAACATGTGCAGCCCACCTGAGTGTAGTGGTTTTATTCTATGGGACAGCTCTCTCCATGTACCTGAAGCCATCAACTATAGATTCACAGGAAGTAGATAAATTTATAGCTTTGGTATATGCTGGCTTAACTCCCATGTTGAATCCTATCATTTATAGTTTACGGAACAGAGAAGTGAAAGTGGCTGTGAAAAAACTGCTGGTTAGGAACTCTGTTTGTGCTCTTTCAGTCTCTAGTAGCAAATGA